TATCCTGGACATCTAGTTCGACAATATCTTCACCTTTTTTTGCTTGTATCCACTCGATTAACTGGGATACCCTTTCTTTCAATTCTTCCATAACTCTCCTTGCTTCATCATTAATTATACTTGCTTTATTTTTAGTTCCTCATATATTCCCGAAAGTCTCTACCAGCTATGATCTGGAAACTTTCTACGGCATGGTCGTCAAGAGCAAAAACACGACGGGTTATTCCCGTATATTTCATCAAACGTTTCAGGTCTTGTGGGTCATCATGCTTAACTACAATAATACTCTTATCGTAGATAAACTTATCTACATTTCCTACTCCGATCACATCGATATTATACCTGATAAGATAATTACCGAAATCAGAAGCAGCATTACGATATCCACAACCATTAAGAACTCTAACTCTAATAGCCGGCGACAGATCTCGAAAGTCACTATCTTGCTCTTTACATGCAATGAGCATGATCCCTATAAAGAATAACAGAACACCATAACGGTATAAAAAATGATCTGTTGATCTTATAAC
The sequence above is a segment of the Candidatus Cloacimonadota bacterium genome. Coding sequences within it:
- a CDS encoding LytR C-terminal domain-containing protein; translation: MKNSLYRVIRSTDHFLYRYGVLLFFIGIMLIACKEQDSDFRDLSPAIRVRVLNGCGYRNAASDFGNYLIRYNIDVIGVGNVDKFIYDKSIIVVKHDDPQDLKRLMKYTGITRRVFALDDHAVESFQIIAGRDFREYMRN